The DNA window GCGGAAGAACGGGACGCCCTCCACGCACGGCCCGTGCGTGCCCGAGAAGTCCACGAGGGCAAAGTCCATGCCCGCGGCCGCCGCAGCCGCAGCGTCACCGGGGGCGTCGCCCACGTAAATACACTCGCCGGGCTCCCTGCCGGTGCGCTCGCAGTAGAGCAGCAGCGGGTCGGGGAGCGGCTTGCAGCGCAGGGGCGTGTCGTCAGCGATGACGATGGTGGGGAAGCGAGTGGCGAGGTTGTACTGGGAGAAGAACCGGTCCATCTCGGTGCGATCGCGCGAGGTGACGATACCGAGCCCGAGCCCCGCCCTCGTGAGGTCGTCAAGGAGCTCCTCGACGTCGTCGAACCAATAGGTGGAGGGGGCAAGCTGGGCGTAGTGCTCGACCCAACGCGGCATGAAGGTGCCATCGTCCG is part of the Parolsenella massiliensis genome and encodes:
- a CDS encoding HAD-IA family hydrolase; translation: MQHTHIVFDLDGTLVDTEDAVLRSWQLTAKDFGLTRSVEQCHGALGVSNETGLERLGITDDGTFMPRWVEHYAQLAPSTYWFDDVEELLDDLTRAGLGLGIVTSRDRTEMDRFFSQYNLATRFPTIVIADDTPLRCKPLPDPLLLYCERTGREPGECIYVGDAPGDAAAAAAAGMDFALVDFSGTHGPCVEGVPFFRDPAQLGEFLLAE